Proteins encoded by one window of Salvia splendens isolate huo1 chromosome 14, SspV2, whole genome shotgun sequence:
- the LOC121764681 gene encoding probable F-box protein At2g36090: MNPPPSAGGATAGFPSLHPEIIDSHILSRLDGPALASVACCSAALRRHSSEHSLWLSICHSTWPATASPHLSQLISTFPGGGPRAFFSHAFPLLSKLPLTHPPSSPTEILSAVDIHYDGKLIFTKLHSTDTSSDWFRCSPFRTDLIELKKAAPAAVKSSAGAGDGGMHEGVMTLSWIVIDPVGRRAANLSSHQPVSVRRHWLTGDLEVRFGSVLGGHVMCRIVVTCGGEMEVREVRMEMEDMDGRHLNGEESLVILQLALEAEKATGKNRAVEAWRRYIEFEDMKRERRERELRREGDWDILCLAILVSIYFFFWFYIF, encoded by the coding sequence ATGAATCCTCCGCCGTCAGCCGGTGGCGCCACCGCCGGATTCCCCTCCTTACACCCCGAAATCATCGATTCGCACATTCTAAGCCGTTTGGACGGCCCAGCCCTGGCCTCCGTCGCCTGCTGCTCCGCCGCTCTCCGCCGTCACTCCTCCGAGCACAGCCTGTGGCTGAGCATATGCCACTCAACTTGGCCGGCCACCGCCTCCCCGCACCTCTCCCAACTCATCTCCACCTTCCCCGGCGGCGGCCCACGCGCTTTCTTCTCTCACGCCTTCCCTCTCCTCTCCAAACTCCCCCTCACCCACCCTCCCTCATCCCCGACGGAGATACTCTCCGCCGTCGACATACACTACGACGGAAAACTAATCTTCACCAAACTCCACTCCACCGACACCAGCAGCGACTGGTTCCGATGCTCCCCGTTCCGCACCGACCTTATAGAGCTCAAGAAAGCGGCCCCGGCCGCCGTCAAGAGCTCCGCCGGAGCCGGAGACGGCGGCATGCATGAAGGTGTAATGACGCTGAGCTGGATCGTGATCGATCCGGTGGGGCGGCGGGCGGCGAATCTGTCGTCGCACCAGCCGGTTTCGGTGCGGCGGCACTGGCTGACGGGGGACCTGGAGGTGCGGTTTGGCTCGGTCTTAGGAGGTCACGTGATGTGCAGGATAGTGGTCACGTGCGGCGGCGAGATGGAGGTAAGGGAAGTGAGGATGGAGATGGAGGATATGGATGGGAGgcatttgaatggggaggagagtTTGGTCATTTTGCAACTGGCGTTGGAGGCCGAAAAGGCCACCGGGAAGAACAGGGCCGTGGAGGCGTGGCGGAGGTACATAGAGTTTGAGGATATGAAGAGGGAGAGAAGGGAAAGAGAGTTGAGAAGGGAGGGAGATTGGGATATTTTGTGTTTAGCTATTCTAGTAtccatttatttctttttttggttttatattttttga
- the LOC121764578 gene encoding nuclear intron maturase 4, mitochondrial-like, whose amino-acid sequence MLAKSHRLLRKFSRADSNFLQPVTSIGISRRRILPVTFYSTRDPNQLPTEYCEGGDGIRKVPLAKNLANLFEESLNSTDKAGLESYHVDERYEKNDLAKNLASLVQESYEVPNKESKPKTRVEIKRFLEMRIKKKVKAQYRNGKYHDLMMKVIADPSTLKDAYDCIRLTSNVDLALDGDDLPFLAIVEELADGNFDVGSHAYSMRSKGPKVKKEELVLPELKLRVVQEAIRIVLEVVYRPHFSRISHSLRSNRDHWSALKYICKEIPDPDWWFTLPINKNLDDCILQKLLSSMEDKIEDPGLCDIIKDMFKARVLNVEFGSFPKGHGLPQEGVLSPILMNIYLDLFDREVYRMSMHYETSHTLGSEEQKLHSKLRGWFRKQMSGSSSQQHDSGKDSGVRVHCCRFMDEVFFAFSGSKEVALAFKSEIEGFLKDSLYLEVDDKADILASNDPRGVKFLGTSIRRRVKETPALRAVHKLKDKVKIFAEQKQESWDAGALRIGKKWLAHGLKKVKESEIKQLADSSSILHKISYYRRSGMKTDHWYKVLLKIWMQHVNAKSAGNEEKLLTKLVVEPALPQELRDAYFEFQKRAKEYVDSETSSTLALLTGSNSSPEPIFMTETVVPLNVLMKRLHRYGLTNREGYGRPCYVLILLDHDQIIDWFTGILHRWLRWYRGCNNFNEVKHLICDQVRMSCIRTLAVKYRIHEADIEKKFDSELSRIPSTEDIELGEAITELISPEYNFDGALMYGIQYSGLCSLSLARMVSESRPCYCFVIGCSASVSCVYTLHVMERQKFPAWKTGFSSCIHPSLHRRRIGLCKKHVKDLFLGNISLQSIGFGTWR is encoded by the exons ATGCTCGCCAAATCTCACCGTCTGCTGAGAAAGTTTTCCCGAGCTGACTCCAACTTCTTGCAGCCTGTGACCAGTATTG GGATCTCTCGTCGAAGAATTCTTCCTGTTACGTTTTATTCAACCCGGGATCCAAATCAACTGCCTACTGAGTATTGTGAAGGTGGTGATGGAATTAGGAAAGTGCCACTGGCCAAGAATTTGGCTAACTTGTTCGAGGAGTCCTTAAACTCAACTGACAAAGCTGGGCTAGAGAGCTATCATGTTGATgaaagatatgaaaaaaatgacCTGGCTAAGAATTTGGCGTCTTTGGTTCAAGAATCTTATGAAGTTCCCAACAAAGAATCAAAACCAAAAACCCGTGTGGAGATTAAAAGGTTTCTTGAGATGCGAATAAAGAAGAAGGTGAAAGCACAGTACAGGAATGGGAAGTACCATGACCTCATGATGAAAGTGATTGCCGATCCCAGCACTCTAAAGGATGCATATGATTGTATAAGATTGACCTCTAATGTTGATTTGGCATTAGATGGTGATGACTTGCCCTTTTTGGCCATTGTGGAAGAACTAGCTGATGGAAACTTTGATGTTGGGTCCCATGCGTATTCAATGCGGTCGAAAGGGCCGAAGGTCAAGAAAGAGGAACTTGTTTTACCAGAACTGAAATTAAGGGTTGTTCAAGAGGCCATTAGAATAGTCTTGGAAGTTGTTTACCGCCCTCACTTCTCTAGAATTTCGCACAGTCTTCGAAGTAATAGGGATCATTGGTCAGCATTGAAGTATATCTGCAAAGAGATACCTGATCCGGACTGGTGGTTCACTTTGCCCATTAACAAAAATCTTGATGACTGCATCCTTCAAAAACTCCTGTCATCAATGGAGGACAAGATAGAAGATCCTGGTTTATGTGATATTATAAAGGATATGTTTAAAGCCAGGGTGCTCAATGTAGAGTTTGGGTCTTTTCCTAAAGGGCATGGTCTTCCACAAGAAGGGGTCCTTTCACCTATATTGATGAACATATATCTTGATCTCTTTGACCGTGAGGTATATAGGATGTCAATGCACTACGAGACTTCGCACACTCTTGGGTCTGAAGAACAGAAGTTGCACTCAAAGCTCCGTGGCTGGTTTAGGAAACAGATGAGTGGCAGTAGTTCGCAACAACACGATTCTGGAAAGGACTCAGGGGTGAGGGTGCATTGCTGTCGCTTTATGGATGAGGTCTTTTTTGCCTTTtctggttccaaagaagtcgcgTTGGCGTTCAAATCTGAAATTGAAGGGTTCTTAAAGGATTCTCTATACTTGGAGGTAGATGATAAAGCTGATATTTTAGCATCCAATGATCCACGTGGTGTTAAATTTCTTGGTACTTCGATCAGAAGGCGTGTGAAAGAGACTCCTGCTTTACGAGCTGTTCACAAGTTGAAGGACAAAGTCAAGATATTTGCTGAACAGAAACAAGAGTCTTGGGATGCAGGAGCTCTCAGAATTGGGAAGAAGTGGCTGGCTCATGGACTCAAAAAGGTTAAAGAGTCAGAGATCAAACAATTAGCTGATAGTAGCTCCATTTTACATAAGATTTCCTATTATCGTAGATCTGGGATGAAAACAGACCACTGGTACAAGGTGCTGCTGAAAATTTGGATGCAACATGTAAATGCTAAAAGTGCTGGGAATGAAGAGAAACTGTTAACCAAGCTTGTTGTAGAACCGGCTCTTCCACAAGAACTAAGAGATGCTTACTTCGAGTTTCAGAAACGAGCTAAAGAATATGTTGATTCCGAGACATCTTCGACACTCGCACTTTTAACTGGCTCCAATTCTTCACCCGAACCTATTTTTATGACAGAAACTGTTGTCCCACTAAACGTCTTAATGAAACGTCTTCATCGCTATGGATTGACTAATAGGGAGGGATATGGTCGGCCATGCTACGTACTAATCTTACTGGATCACGATCAAATCATTGATTGGTTTACTGGGATACTCCACCGCTGGCTAAGATGGTACAGGGGGTGCAACAACTTTAATGAAGTGAAGCACTTAATCTGTGATCAAGTAAGAATGTCATGCATCCGAACATTAGCTGTTAAGTATAGGATTCACGAGGCAGATATAGAGAAGAAATTTGATTCAGAGCTGAGTAGAATCCCCTCAACTGAAGATATTGAACTTGGGGAAGCAATCACGGAACTGATTTCTCCGGAATATAACTTTGACGGCGCCTTAATGTATGGAATACAGTACAGTGGTTTATGTTCATTGTCATTGGCTAGAATGGTGAGTGAGTCACGCCCTTGCTATTGTTTCGTCATAGGATGCTCAGCATCAGTGTCATGTGTTTATACTCTTCATGTAATGGAAAGACAAAAATTTCCTGCTTGGAAGACTGGATTTTCAAGTTGTATACATCCCAGCTTACACAGGAGAAGAATAGGATTATGTAAAAAGCATGTGAAAGACTTGTTTCTTGGAAACATATCACTTCAATCAATAGGATTTGGTACTTGGAGGTGA